A section of the Arabiibacter massiliensis genome encodes:
- a CDS encoding aldehyde ferredoxin oxidoreductase N-terminal domain-containing protein: MSDKAYGYAGKILILNLTDESHEIIDTQPYIEEWVGGHGLATKLFWDYCEDKTVEALDGKNVIAIASNPFAGTIVPAGGGRVEVTGLGPFSYPEWYSRSSVGGRLGGMMKAAGFDAVVVRGTAPRHVWVNIVNGEVSYEDAEDLWGTDTWEAQEIIWDRVTNSTALGEWFDLPGSREGGRSASRPAVFAIGQAGENLVRSATITHDASHVSGQSGFGAVFGAKNLKALSFLGTRSIDIADPARLVELRLEIQEKLGYNVDNPVNEAPIPQAVPLYSSLLHNPGGGTVGQTTGRPDGCQGCYRNCRAIYRDRMGNQSTCNASAYYTASGKREDQKRCNSLLNQLGLDGYETDMPVYLYNLYKMGVMGKGKQIDTDLPFELYNQYVFIDTLLHRIANRVEIGEDLAEGLLRATMKWGRWEEDSKGLLRRPNWGYPEHYDPRLEVEWSYGSIFTERDINEHGINWCVHHSALVPMMFGQDPFLPADKLVEQVAKGTGLDDPMCFDYSEEGIYSEAKVRAVSWHRHYGRFWIQSMGLCDWMWPSLVNFTNMTDTDYAGVSPGFEVELFKAVTGRDDFTYEKSLELGHKQLLVDRAIWVLQGREPETEKLADYVFELPTDTPYQLPVYEDGAWKYSDCLGRTLDRAKFADVQQRFYASEGWSDKGYPKREVLEQMGLADVADALDTAGKGA; this comes from the coding sequence ATGTCCGATAAAGCATACGGCTACGCCGGCAAGATACTCATTCTCAACCTGACCGACGAGTCCCACGAGATCATCGACACGCAGCCCTACATCGAGGAATGGGTGGGCGGCCACGGGCTGGCCACGAAGCTGTTCTGGGACTATTGCGAAGACAAGACCGTCGAGGCGCTCGACGGCAAGAACGTCATCGCCATCGCGTCGAACCCCTTCGCGGGCACCATCGTGCCCGCCGGCGGCGGCCGCGTGGAAGTGACGGGCCTGGGGCCCTTCTCCTATCCCGAGTGGTACTCGCGCTCGAGCGTGGGCGGCCGCCTCGGCGGCATGATGAAGGCCGCGGGCTTCGATGCCGTGGTGGTGCGCGGGACCGCGCCGCGCCACGTGTGGGTGAACATCGTGAACGGCGAGGTGTCCTATGAGGACGCCGAGGACCTGTGGGGCACCGACACGTGGGAGGCCCAGGAGATCATCTGGGACCGCGTGACGAACAGCACGGCCCTCGGCGAGTGGTTCGACCTGCCGGGCAGCCGCGAGGGCGGGCGCTCCGCTTCGCGGCCGGCCGTGTTCGCCATCGGCCAGGCGGGCGAGAACCTCGTGCGCAGCGCCACCATCACCCACGACGCGAGCCACGTGTCGGGCCAGAGCGGCTTCGGCGCGGTGTTCGGCGCGAAGAACCTCAAGGCGCTCAGCTTCCTGGGCACGCGCTCCATCGACATCGCCGACCCGGCGCGCCTGGTCGAGCTGCGCCTGGAGATCCAGGAGAAGCTGGGCTACAACGTGGACAATCCGGTGAACGAGGCGCCCATCCCGCAGGCCGTGCCCCTGTACAGCTCGCTTCTGCACAATCCCGGCGGCGGCACCGTGGGCCAGACCACGGGGCGTCCCGACGGCTGCCAGGGATGCTACCGCAACTGCCGCGCCATCTACCGCGACCGCATGGGCAACCAGTCCACCTGCAACGCGAGCGCCTACTACACGGCCAGCGGCAAGCGCGAGGACCAGAAGAGGTGCAACTCGCTGCTGAACCAGCTGGGCCTGGACGGCTACGAGACGGACATGCCGGTGTACCTGTACAACCTGTACAAGATGGGCGTGATGGGCAAGGGCAAGCAGATCGACACCGATCTGCCCTTCGAGCTGTACAACCAGTACGTGTTCATCGACACGCTTCTGCACCGCATCGCCAACCGCGTCGAGATCGGCGAGGACCTGGCCGAGGGCCTTCTGCGCGCCACGATGAAGTGGGGCCGCTGGGAGGAGGACAGCAAGGGCCTGCTGCGCCGTCCGAACTGGGGTTATCCCGAGCATTACGATCCGCGCCTCGAGGTCGAGTGGAGCTACGGCTCCATCTTCACGGAGCGCGACATCAACGAGCACGGCATCAACTGGTGCGTGCACCACAGCGCGCTCGTGCCCATGATGTTCGGCCAGGATCCGTTCCTTCCGGCCGACAAGCTGGTGGAGCAGGTGGCGAAGGGCACGGGCCTCGACGACCCGATGTGCTTCGACTACTCCGAGGAGGGCATCTACTCCGAGGCCAAGGTGCGCGCCGTGTCGTGGCACCGCCACTACGGGCGCTTCTGGATCCAGTCGATGGGTCTGTGCGACTGGATGTGGCCGAGCCTCGTGAACTTCACGAACATGACCGACACCGACTACGCCGGCGTGTCGCCCGGATTCGAGGTGGAGCTGTTCAAGGCCGTGACCGGCCGCGACGACTTCACCTACGAGAAGAGCCTGGAGCTCGGGCACAAGCAGCTCTTGGTCGACCGCGCCATCTGGGTGCTGCAGGGCCGCGAGCCCGAGACCGAGAAGCTGGCCGACTACGTGTTCGAGCTGCCCACCGACACGCCCTACCAGCTGCCGGTGTACGAGGACGGCGCCTGGAAGTACTCGGACTGCCTGGGCCGCACGCTCGACCGCGCTAAGTTCGCGGACGTGCAGCAGCGCTTCTACGCCTCCGAGGGGTGGAGCGACAAGGGCTATCCCAAGCGCGAGGTGCTCGAGCAGATGGGCCTGGCCGACGTGGCCGACGCGCTCGACACGGCTGGGAAGGGAGCGTGA
- the ilvD gene encoding dihydroxy-acid dehydratase → MQRRSSAVTQGVARAPHRSLLKADGITDEELERPLVAVFNSRNDVIPGHNNLDKIAEAVKAGIYLAGGVPFEIGTIGVCDGIAMNHEGMHYSLVSREVIADSLECAVQGHAFDALVCIPNCDKIVPGMLLGALRVNIPTVFVSGGPMLAGRQPGGCGFTDLNTLFDGAAQVMNGTMTEDELKYYEDTACPTCGSCSGMFTANSMNCLCEALGIALPGNGTIPAVYSERIRLAKRAGMKVMELLEQGVCARDIVGAAAIHNAMECDMAFGGSTNTVLHLTAIAREAGHPITMDDWDEASARTPHLVKLAPSGPRPLSDLYEVGGVPVVMAELDKLGLIDRSALTCMGPMGDYLDYMHAACTGADGEVVRPHDNPFSPQGALKVLHGNLAPDGAIVKKSAVDSSMLTHTGPARVFDSEEAACEAINAGRIVAGDVVVIRYEGPKGGPGMREMLTPTSSIVGMGLSTSVALITDGRFSGATKGPAVGHVSPEAAAGGPIALIEEGDSVTVDIEGGALTLNVDGAELERRRAAWQPPAPKHDHGVLAKYAKLVSSADKGAYVS, encoded by the coding sequence ATGCAACGAAGAAGCTCGGCCGTCACCCAGGGCGTGGCGCGCGCACCGCACCGCAGCCTACTCAAGGCCGACGGCATCACCGACGAGGAGCTTGAGCGCCCGCTCGTCGCCGTGTTCAACTCCCGAAACGACGTCATCCCGGGCCACAACAACCTGGACAAGATAGCCGAGGCCGTGAAGGCCGGCATCTACCTGGCCGGCGGCGTGCCGTTCGAGATAGGCACCATCGGCGTGTGCGACGGCATCGCCATGAACCACGAGGGCATGCACTACTCGCTCGTGTCGCGCGAGGTCATCGCCGACTCGCTGGAATGCGCGGTGCAGGGCCACGCGTTCGATGCGCTCGTGTGCATCCCCAACTGCGACAAGATCGTGCCGGGCATGCTCTTGGGCGCGCTGCGGGTGAACATCCCCACGGTGTTCGTGTCGGGCGGCCCGATGCTGGCCGGCAGGCAACCCGGCGGGTGCGGCTTCACCGACCTCAACACGCTCTTCGACGGCGCGGCCCAGGTCATGAACGGCACCATGACCGAAGACGAGCTGAAATACTACGAGGACACGGCGTGCCCCACCTGCGGCAGCTGCTCGGGGATGTTCACGGCGAACTCGATGAACTGCCTGTGCGAGGCGCTCGGCATCGCGCTGCCGGGCAACGGCACCATCCCCGCCGTCTACTCCGAGCGCATCCGCTTGGCGAAGAGGGCGGGCATGAAGGTGATGGAGCTTCTGGAGCAGGGCGTCTGCGCGCGCGACATCGTGGGCGCGGCCGCCATCCATAACGCTATGGAGTGCGACATGGCCTTCGGCGGCTCCACGAACACGGTGCTGCACCTCACGGCCATCGCGCGCGAGGCGGGCCATCCCATCACGATGGACGACTGGGACGAGGCGAGCGCGCGCACGCCCCACCTGGTGAAACTCGCGCCCTCGGGGCCACGGCCGCTTTCAGACCTGTACGAGGTGGGCGGCGTGCCGGTGGTCATGGCGGAGCTCGATAAGCTGGGACTCATCGACCGCAGCGCGCTCACGTGCATGGGGCCGATGGGGGACTACCTCGACTACATGCATGCGGCCTGTACCGGCGCCGACGGCGAAGTGGTGCGCCCGCACGACAACCCGTTCTCGCCGCAGGGCGCGCTCAAGGTGCTGCACGGCAACCTCGCGCCCGACGGCGCCATCGTGAAGAAGTCGGCGGTGGACTCCTCCATGCTCACGCACACGGGTCCCGCGCGCGTGTTCGACAGCGAGGAGGCGGCCTGCGAAGCCATCAACGCCGGGCGCATCGTCGCTGGCGACGTGGTGGTCATCCGCTACGAGGGCCCCAAGGGCGGCCCCGGCATGCGAGAGATGCTCACGCCCACGTCCTCCATCGTGGGCATGGGGCTGTCCACCTCCGTGGCGCTCATCACCGATGGACGCTTCTCGGGCGCCACGAAGGGCCCGGCCGTGGGGCATGTGAGCCCCGAGGCGGCGGCCGGCGGCCCCATCGCGCTCATCGAGGAGGGCGATAGCGTGACGGTGGACATCGAGGGCGGCGCGCTCACGCTGAACGTGGACGGCGCCGAGCTCGAGCGTCGTCGCGCAGCCTGGCAGCCGCCGGCGCCCAAGCACGACCACGGCGTGCTCGCGAAGTACGCGAAGCTCGTCTCATCAGCCGATAAGGGGGCGTACGTCTCATGA
- a CDS encoding aldehyde ferredoxin oxidoreductase N-terminal domain-containing protein — protein sequence MSDTNYGYAGSILILNLTDESYEIIDSEPYVRDWIGGHGLCSKLFWDYCEDKSVQAYDPKNVTVFSCNPFSGTLVPASSARIEMTGLGPFAYPEWYTRSSIGGRIAGSMKAAGFDACVVLGKASRRVWVSVVNDEVTFHEAESLWGKGTWETQELIWSEVTHSTPDGGWYEFTRSRDGGRSADRPSVLAIGPAGENLVRTATITHDAGHVAGQSGFGAVWGAKNLKAISFLGSKSFEVADPASLIDLRIELQRDYGYHVDNPTTELASVSFGAMGEIIRQPGFSTFNLTVKDTTGRPEGCLGCFRNCRINVAGRVGNEATCNSSLYYTASGKWEDQLYVNTILNDLGIDAFEVDFLPYLRNLNKMGVMGKGLEIDTDLPFDQFDNVVFPDTLIKRIAHREEIGDDLAEGLARAAMKWGRWEEDTATGLLERPYWGYCMHYDPRVEAEWGYATILNERDVNEHGLNWIIHWTPMLWKGLGGDWIAAEDFVTEIADLMGLSDPKCLDFSEEGMYSDLMVETTEWYRYHGRFWIQTMGMCDWAWPNLINLVNFSADNYRGASPRFELGFFKAVTGREITYEESLDYGRKFLLLDRAIWIEQGREREDEQFAKYIYEVPTSTPYFMPAVENGEWVYSMNMGRTLDRDKFEEVKTKLYAHDGLSDKGYPKKSELAKYGLDDVAKRLQELGKLGE from the coding sequence ATGTCTGATACGAATTACGGTTACGCGGGGAGCATCCTCATCCTCAACCTGACCGACGAGAGCTACGAGATCATCGACAGCGAGCCCTACGTGCGGGACTGGATCGGCGGCCACGGCCTGTGCTCCAAGCTGTTCTGGGATTACTGCGAGGACAAGAGCGTGCAGGCCTACGACCCGAAGAACGTCACGGTGTTCTCCTGCAACCCCTTCTCCGGCACCCTCGTCCCGGCGTCGTCGGCGCGCATCGAGATGACGGGGCTCGGCCCCTTCGCCTATCCCGAGTGGTACACCCGCTCGAGCATCGGCGGGCGCATCGCCGGCTCGATGAAGGCCGCCGGCTTCGATGCGTGCGTCGTGCTCGGCAAGGCGAGCAGGCGCGTGTGGGTGAGCGTGGTCAACGACGAGGTGACCTTCCACGAGGCTGAGAGCCTGTGGGGCAAGGGCACCTGGGAGACCCAGGAGCTCATCTGGAGCGAGGTGACGCACAGCACCCCCGACGGCGGCTGGTACGAGTTCACCCGCAGCCGCGACGGCGGGCGCTCGGCCGACCGGCCCTCGGTGCTGGCCATCGGGCCCGCCGGCGAGAACCTCGTGCGCACGGCCACCATCACGCACGACGCGGGGCACGTGGCCGGCCAGAGCGGCTTCGGCGCCGTGTGGGGCGCGAAGAACCTCAAGGCCATCAGCTTCCTCGGGTCGAAGAGCTTCGAGGTGGCCGACCCCGCCTCGCTCATCGACCTGCGCATCGAGCTGCAGCGCGACTACGGCTACCATGTTGACAACCCCACCACCGAGCTTGCCAGCGTGTCGTTCGGCGCCATGGGCGAGATCATCCGCCAGCCCGGCTTCAGCACGTTCAACCTCACCGTCAAGGACACCACGGGACGCCCCGAGGGGTGCCTGGGCTGCTTCCGCAACTGCCGCATCAACGTGGCGGGGCGCGTCGGCAACGAGGCCACCTGCAACTCGAGCCTGTACTACACGGCCAGCGGCAAGTGGGAGGACCAGCTCTACGTCAACACCATCCTGAACGATCTGGGCATCGACGCGTTCGAGGTGGACTTCCTGCCGTACCTGCGCAACCTGAACAAGATGGGCGTCATGGGCAAGGGGCTCGAGATCGACACCGACCTGCCGTTCGACCAGTTCGACAACGTGGTCTTCCCCGACACGCTCATCAAGCGCATCGCGCATCGCGAGGAGATCGGCGACGACCTCGCCGAGGGCCTGGCGCGCGCGGCCATGAAGTGGGGCCGCTGGGAGGAGGACACCGCCACAGGGCTGCTCGAGCGCCCGTACTGGGGCTACTGCATGCACTACGATCCGCGCGTCGAGGCCGAATGGGGCTACGCCACCATCCTGAACGAGCGCGACGTCAACGAGCACGGACTGAACTGGATCATCCACTGGACGCCCATGCTGTGGAAGGGCCTGGGGGGCGACTGGATCGCCGCCGAGGACTTCGTGACCGAGATCGCCGACCTCATGGGGCTGTCCGACCCGAAGTGCCTCGACTTCAGCGAGGAGGGCATGTACTCCGACCTCATGGTGGAGACCACCGAGTGGTACCGCTACCACGGCCGCTTCTGGATCCAGACCATGGGCATGTGCGACTGGGCCTGGCCGAACCTCATCAACCTCGTGAACTTCAGCGCGGACAACTACCGCGGCGCGTCGCCGCGCTTCGAGCTCGGGTTCTTCAAGGCCGTCACGGGCCGCGAGATCACCTACGAGGAGAGCCTGGACTACGGCCGCAAGTTCCTGCTGCTCGACCGCGCCATCTGGATCGAGCAGGGCCGCGAGCGCGAGGACGAGCAGTTCGCGAAGTACATCTACGAGGTGCCTACGAGCACGCCGTACTTCATGCCGGCGGTCGAGAACGGCGAGTGGGTGTACAGCATGAACATGGGCCGCACGCTCGACCGCGACAAGTTCGAAGAGGTGAAGACGAAGCTCTACGCCCACGACGGCTTGAGCGATAAGGGCTATCCGAAGAAGTCCGAGCTGGCGAAGTACGGGCTCGACGACGTCGCGAAACGCCTGCAAGAGCTCGGCAAGCTGGGAGAGTAG
- a CDS encoding cysteine desulfurase: MGLPTNHNTFPERSSAPHPAASSASAGAGPLDAAAVRARFPLMEAGQKMKRPLTYLDNAATTHKPECVLSAEEFFYRCANANVDRGVHPLAKSSTKLYEKARRMAAAFIGAADDEIVFTSGTTAGLNLVAFSYGLANLKPGDEVALTMAEHHSNLLPWQHVAQATGAKLVHLLLDEEGVVSDEEIAAKIGPRTKIAAVAHVSNVLGSVQPVRRIADAVHAAGGVLVADCAQSVAHLPVDARALGADFLAFSGHKMFAPMGTGVLFGRRELLEGMDPFLRGGGMIESVFERSASFAPAPARFEAGTPNIAGATGLAEAMRFMLELGYDAVRDHERRLLERLLAGLSAVPGVRVHGATRVEGAPDADEPLRCGVVSFNVAGVDANDVAAALARDNVAIRAGAHCAEPLVRYLGERATCRASLALYNDEADVDRFLESVEHAKRTVSRMIMASMH, encoded by the coding sequence ATGGGACTTCCCACCAACCACAACACCTTCCCCGAGAGGAGCTCGGCGCCGCATCCGGCGGCGAGCTCCGCCTCGGCGGGGGCGGGCCCGCTCGACGCGGCGGCCGTCCGCGCGCGGTTCCCGCTGATGGAGGCCGGGCAGAAGATGAAGCGGCCGCTCACGTATTTGGACAACGCCGCCACCACGCACAAGCCGGAGTGCGTGCTGTCGGCCGAGGAGTTCTTCTACCGGTGCGCGAACGCCAACGTCGACCGCGGCGTGCATCCGCTGGCGAAGTCCTCGACGAAGCTCTACGAGAAGGCGCGGCGCATGGCGGCCGCCTTCATCGGCGCGGCCGACGACGAGATCGTGTTCACGTCGGGCACGACGGCGGGGCTCAACCTGGTGGCGTTCTCCTACGGCCTCGCCAACCTGAAGCCCGGCGACGAGGTGGCGCTCACGATGGCCGAGCACCACAGCAACCTTCTGCCCTGGCAGCACGTCGCCCAGGCCACGGGCGCGAAGCTCGTGCACCTGCTGCTCGACGAGGAGGGCGTCGTCTCGGATGAGGAGATCGCGGCCAAGATCGGTCCCCGCACGAAGATCGCGGCCGTCGCCCACGTGTCGAACGTGCTGGGAAGCGTGCAGCCCGTGAGGCGCATCGCCGACGCCGTGCATGCGGCGGGCGGCGTGCTCGTGGCCGACTGCGCGCAGAGCGTGGCGCACCTGCCGGTGGACGCCCGTGCGCTCGGCGCCGACTTCCTGGCGTTCTCGGGGCACAAGATGTTCGCCCCCATGGGCACGGGCGTGCTGTTCGGCCGCCGCGAGCTGCTTGAGGGCATGGATCCCTTCCTGCGCGGCGGCGGCATGATCGAGAGCGTGTTCGAGCGCAGCGCCTCCTTCGCCCCGGCGCCCGCGCGCTTCGAGGCGGGCACCCCCAACATCGCCGGCGCCACGGGCCTGGCCGAGGCGATGCGGTTCATGCTGGAACTGGGCTACGACGCCGTGCGCGACCATGAGCGGCGTCTGCTCGAGCGCCTGCTGGCGGGGCTTTCGGCCGTTCCCGGCGTGCGCGTGCACGGTGCGACGCGGGTCGAGGGCGCGCCCGACGCCGACGAGCCGCTGCGGTGCGGGGTGGTCTCGTTCAACGTGGCCGGCGTGGACGCCAACGACGTGGCCGCGGCGCTCGCCCGCGACAACGTGGCCATCCGCGCCGGCGCGCATTGCGCCGAGCCGCTCGTGCGCTACCTGGGGGAGCGGGCCACCTGCCGCGCGAGCCTGGCGCTCTACAACGACGAGGCGGACGTCGACCGCTTCCTCGAATCGGTCGAGCACGCGAAGCGCACGGTGAGCCGCATGATCATGGCGAGCATGCACTGA
- a CDS encoding cytochrome b/b6 domain-containing protein produces MPWFDQLPWLVALAPFAGLFCAALVKRRDPMIVGDRVYRHDPPARVSHWTHALGVAVCLVSGIVMGLRFTPAFVADGPDAVLWMNVHFVACVSFLFGTFFYLGNTIISSHRFKEHLPSRDAVVTTVHHYGRKLGFKKLTPVEEDKYFESEKIAYLMALGCSVLLIVSGLVKALAHVVLTLPDPFMNVITWTHDLAAALMLLFFLAHVFFAAVAPMAWKTFPSMLTGWMPRGEAEHEHKIWMRRLKEAGRVADEPESAEAASAVDPVKEV; encoded by the coding sequence ATGCCTTGGTTCGACCAACTGCCGTGGCTCGTGGCGCTGGCGCCGTTCGCGGGCCTTTTCTGCGCGGCGCTCGTCAAGCGGCGCGATCCGATGATCGTGGGGGATCGGGTCTACCGGCACGACCCGCCGGCCCGCGTGTCCCACTGGACCCATGCCCTCGGCGTGGCCGTGTGCCTCGTGTCGGGCATCGTCATGGGGCTGCGCTTCACGCCCGCGTTCGTGGCCGACGGCCCCGACGCCGTCCTGTGGATGAACGTGCACTTCGTGGCGTGCGTCTCGTTTCTGTTCGGGACGTTCTTCTACCTGGGCAACACCATCATCTCGAGCCACCGTTTCAAGGAGCACCTGCCCTCGCGTGACGCCGTGGTCACCACCGTGCACCACTACGGGCGCAAGCTGGGCTTCAAGAAGCTCACGCCGGTGGAGGAGGACAAGTACTTCGAGAGCGAGAAGATCGCCTACCTCATGGCGCTCGGCTGCTCGGTGCTGCTGATCGTGTCCGGCCTGGTGAAGGCGCTCGCGCACGTGGTGCTCACGCTGCCCGACCCCTTCATGAACGTCATCACGTGGACCCACGACCTGGCCGCCGCGCTCATGCTGCTGTTCTTCCTGGCGCACGTGTTCTTCGCGGCCGTCGCCCCCATGGCGTGGAAGACGTTCCCCTCGATGCTCACCGGCTGGATGCCGCGCGGCGAGGCCGAGCACGAGCACAAGATCTGGATGCGCCGTCTCAAGGAGGCCGGCCGCGTCGCGGACGAGCCCGAGTCCGCCGAGGCCGCGTCCGCCGTCGATCCCGTCAAGGAGGTGTGA
- a CDS encoding 4Fe-4S dicluster domain-containing protein: MTSNENAPKTHAPGVSRRRFLAGVGGLGIGALLGGAAAAVALPDDVFAVPASQGYLLVDTKKCAGCESCMLTCSLVHTGKENLALSRIQVAKSALAGFPDDTAQDQCRQCPFPGCVEACPTGAMHADAATGVRTVDAGKCIGCQRCISGCPFTPSRVQWNFEERHAQKCDLCKDTPFWNREGGPGGDQACVCVCPMKAITFVDEMPVQSDEGYTVNLRNEHWSNLSFPIDNQGDVSAETYMRAKAPKPAAEAQE; the protein is encoded by the coding sequence ATGACCAGCAATGAAAACGCTCCGAAAACGCACGCCCCGGGCGTGTCGCGCCGCCGGTTCCTAGCGGGCGTCGGCGGCCTGGGCATCGGCGCGCTCCTCGGCGGAGCCGCGGCTGCCGTCGCGCTTCCCGACGACGTGTTCGCCGTCCCGGCGAGCCAAGGCTACCTGCTCGTCGACACGAAGAAATGCGCCGGCTGCGAGTCGTGCATGCTCACGTGCTCGCTTGTGCACACCGGCAAGGAGAACCTGGCGCTTTCGCGCATCCAAGTGGCCAAGAGCGCGCTCGCGGGATTCCCCGACGACACGGCGCAGGACCAGTGCCGCCAGTGCCCGTTCCCCGGGTGCGTGGAGGCATGTCCGACCGGCGCCATGCATGCCGACGCCGCCACGGGCGTGCGCACGGTGGATGCGGGCAAGTGCATCGGCTGCCAGCGCTGCATCTCGGGGTGCCCTTTCACGCCCTCGCGCGTGCAGTGGAACTTCGAGGAGCGCCATGCCCAGAAGTGCGACCTGTGCAAGGACACGCCGTTCTGGAACCGCGAGGGCGGTCCCGGCGGCGATCAGGCGTGCGTTTGCGTGTGCCCGATGAAGGCCATCACGTTCGTGGATGAGATGCCCGTGCAATCCGACGAGGGCTACACCGTCAACCTGCGCAACGAGCATTGGTCGAACCTGAGCTTCCCCATCGACAACCAAGGCGACGTGTCGGCCGAAACCTATATGCGCGCGAAGGCCCCGAAGCCGGCGGCCGAGGCGCAGGAGTAG
- a CDS encoding 4Fe-4S dicluster domain-containing protein yields the protein MTNTQQSAGAGSTRPAPQIEPSGLSRRQFLAGLGGLGIGVILGAGVVGIALPDGVYAIEASGGYLLVDSKKCAGCQSCMLACSLVHSGKQNLSLSRIQVSKNVLKGFGDDIFQHQCRQCPEPSCVNACPVGAMHCDPETGVRLVEEDKCVGCERCVEACPFTPSRVQWNFEEKHAQKCDLCKNTPFWNHEGGPKGEQACVRVCPMDAIKFTNELPPQTDQGYDVNLRNEHYARMAFPIDDEAKVPAQVYLDSVMPKPKPQA from the coding sequence ATGACGAATACCCAGCAGAGCGCAGGAGCGGGAAGCACGCGGCCTGCGCCCCAGATCGAACCCAGCGGGCTGTCCCGCCGCCAGTTCCTCGCAGGGCTGGGCGGCCTCGGCATCGGCGTCATCCTGGGCGCGGGCGTCGTGGGCATCGCCCTTCCCGACGGGGTGTACGCCATCGAGGCGTCCGGAGGCTACCTTCTGGTGGACTCGAAGAAGTGCGCCGGCTGCCAGAGCTGCATGCTCGCCTGCTCGCTCGTGCACAGCGGCAAGCAGAACCTGTCGCTGTCGCGCATCCAGGTGAGCAAGAACGTGCTCAAGGGCTTCGGCGACGACATCTTCCAGCACCAGTGCCGCCAGTGCCCCGAGCCCTCGTGCGTGAACGCCTGCCCCGTGGGCGCCATGCACTGCGACCCCGAGACCGGCGTGCGCCTCGTGGAGGAGGACAAGTGCGTGGGCTGCGAGCGGTGCGTCGAGGCGTGCCCGTTCACCCCGTCGCGCGTGCAGTGGAACTTCGAGGAGAAGCACGCGCAGAAGTGCGACCTGTGCAAGAACACCCCGTTCTGGAACCATGAGGGCGGCCCGAAGGGCGAGCAGGCATGCGTGCGCGTGTGCCCCATGGACGCCATCAAGTTCACCAACGAGCTTCCCCCGCAGACCGACCAGGGCTACGACGTGAACCTGCGCAACGAGCACTACGCGCGCATGGCGTTCCCCATCGACGACGAGGCGAAGGTCCCCGCACAGGTATACCTCGACTCGGTCATGCCCAAGCCGAAGCCTCAGGCCTAA